A genomic region of Catalinimonas niigatensis contains the following coding sequences:
- a CDS encoding AsmA family protein, translating into MKKLLIVLGSLVAIVLLAAIILPIVFKDDIQKAVDKAMAENLNAKVYYDIDAFSLSVLRNFPNVTVSMQDFGVVNNAPFEGDTLVAVGNFELVVNLKSILFDDQPRLSELNLDRPNLYIRVLEDGRANYDIAVASTDTVEVPVDTASSELSIGIDHWEITNGNIIYEDLTLPMLMVLQNVNHTGSGDFTLDEFDMETLTEIKNLTVNYDGVEYMTDKEVNADITMLMDLTNMKFTFKDNTVAVNNFKMGFDGFFAMPGEDMEMDINYAAKDNTFKSLFSLIPGVYQQDFNGLTADGTVNFSGFIKGIYNDNSMPAFKMELGTQNAMFQYPDLPTAVSNIDVDLLVETGADGNLDNTVVNLETFHAQMGNNPVDAKFLMRGLDKPYIEAMAKAQLDLGELNRMFPMDSLSMKGKFDIDLNAKGTYDSTTNTIPQVNLAMAMQNGFVQSGEYPPLESINFTSSVINESGNLAQTVVRLNDFDMQLAGEPFSANMVLTNLDDYTWDMNVDGKVDLKQITQIYPMEGMELAGIITAKVSSQGKMSDVEAENYQALQTSGAMEIKDFSYVAEDFPQGFTISNAKGDFDPQKITLSNFDGAAGSTDLRMNGYLANYIAYIFGENETLKGEMALKSGKMNLNEFMTEDTEAVPEDTAAALEVVEIPKDIDFVFTSNIAEVLYDDLVLNNFKGNLIVRDGVLRMDQLGFNTLGGQFAMNGAYDTRDMQKPAFDFNLDITDLAISEAYKNFNTVQALAPIAKDMEGKFSTDFQIAGLLLPDMSPDMNTLDGKGILSIADAAVKDSKVVEAITKVSKLSNTDGITLKDVKVRAEVKNGRVFVDPFDVNIGNFKTTLAGSNGIDGSIDYIAKMNIPAGAVGSAVNNAIAQLTGANGAVSSNIILNLNIKGTYDDPKVGLAGAEAGESTTQTAKAAVAAKVQQQKEEIEQELQKQKAEAEAKAKAEADRLKKEAEAKAKAEAEKLKEQVKEETQEATKEIKEEAKKKLKKVFKPPY; encoded by the coding sequence ATGAAGAAATTACTTATTGTTCTGGGCAGTTTAGTGGCTATTGTGCTTTTAGCAGCTATCATTCTCCCCATTGTCTTCAAAGATGATATCCAAAAAGCGGTTGACAAGGCCATGGCCGAGAACCTGAATGCTAAGGTTTACTACGATATTGACGCATTTAGCCTCTCTGTCCTCAGAAACTTCCCTAATGTTACAGTCTCCATGCAAGACTTTGGAGTCGTCAACAACGCCCCTTTTGAGGGTGACACTCTCGTCGCTGTTGGGAATTTTGAGCTGGTAGTTAACCTGAAAAGCATACTTTTTGATGATCAGCCTCGCCTGAGTGAGCTCAACTTGGACCGCCCTAATCTTTACATTAGAGTATTAGAAGACGGAAGAGCCAATTATGACATTGCAGTAGCCAGCACAGATACCGTAGAGGTACCTGTTGATACTGCTTCTTCGGAGCTATCTATTGGTATTGACCACTGGGAAATCACCAATGGTAATATCATTTACGAAGACCTGACCCTGCCCATGCTGATGGTGCTTCAGAATGTTAACCATACGGGTAGTGGCGACTTTACGCTCGATGAGTTTGATATGGAAACCCTCACGGAGATTAAGAACCTTACCGTCAACTACGATGGGGTAGAATACATGACTGACAAAGAGGTAAATGCTGACATTACCATGCTCATGGACCTGACCAACATGAAGTTTACTTTCAAAGACAATACCGTAGCGGTCAACAACTTCAAGATGGGCTTTGATGGTTTCTTCGCCATGCCCGGAGAGGATATGGAAATGGACATCAACTATGCAGCCAAAGACAATACTTTTAAAAGTTTGTTCTCTTTGATTCCTGGAGTATACCAGCAGGATTTTAATGGCCTTACGGCTGATGGAACAGTGAACTTCAGCGGTTTTATCAAAGGTATTTACAATGATAATTCCATGCCTGCTTTCAAAATGGAGCTGGGCACACAAAATGCCATGTTCCAGTATCCTGACCTGCCCACTGCCGTGAGCAATATTGATGTGGATTTGCTGGTTGAAACTGGCGCAGATGGCAACCTGGACAATACCGTAGTGAATCTGGAGACTTTCCATGCGCAAATGGGCAATAATCCGGTAGATGCCAAGTTCCTGATGCGCGGCCTGGATAAGCCTTACATTGAAGCGATGGCCAAGGCACAGCTGGATCTGGGCGAATTGAATCGTATGTTCCCGATGGATAGCTTATCTATGAAAGGAAAATTTGACATAGACCTGAATGCCAAAGGTACTTATGATAGTACTACCAACACCATTCCCCAGGTTAATCTGGCCATGGCCATGCAAAATGGATTTGTGCAATCAGGGGAATATCCGCCATTGGAAAGTATCAACTTTACTTCCTCAGTCATCAATGAAAGCGGAAATCTGGCACAAACGGTTGTCCGCCTCAATGACTTTGATATGCAACTGGCTGGCGAACCCTTTTCTGCCAATATGGTGCTGACCAACCTGGATGACTACACCTGGGATATGAATGTGGATGGCAAAGTCGATCTTAAGCAGATCACCCAAATTTATCCTATGGAAGGCATGGAGCTTGCCGGAATCATTACTGCGAAAGTCTCCTCTCAGGGAAAAATGTCGGATGTAGAAGCTGAAAATTATCAGGCACTGCAAACTTCCGGTGCTATGGAAATCAAGGACTTTAGCTATGTAGCAGAAGACTTTCCTCAGGGGTTTACCATCAGCAATGCCAAGGGAGATTTTGATCCCCAAAAAATTACGCTCAGCAATTTTGATGGAGCTGCCGGTAGCACTGACCTTCGCATGAACGGCTATCTGGCCAACTACATTGCCTACATCTTTGGTGAAAACGAAACGCTTAAAGGTGAAATGGCGCTGAAATCAGGTAAAATGAACCTGAATGAGTTTATGACTGAAGATACTGAAGCAGTACCGGAAGACACTGCTGCTGCCCTGGAAGTGGTTGAGATTCCTAAAGACATAGATTTTGTGTTTACATCCAATATCGCTGAAGTGCTTTATGATGACCTTGTTCTGAATAATTTCAAAGGTAATCTGATTGTCAGGGATGGTGTGCTACGTATGGATCAGCTGGGCTTCAATACGCTGGGGGGACAATTTGCCATGAATGGTGCCTACGATACCCGTGATATGCAAAAACCCGCTTTTGATTTCAACCTGGATATTACTGATCTGGCCATCAGCGAAGCCTATAAAAACTTCAATACCGTTCAGGCACTGGCCCCCATAGCCAAAGATATGGAAGGCAAGTTCTCTACTGATTTTCAGATAGCTGGTCTCTTGCTTCCCGATATGAGTCCTGATATGAACACTTTGGATGGTAAAGGGATTTTGTCTATTGCTGATGCTGCGGTCAAGGACTCAAAAGTGGTTGAAGCCATTACCAAAGTATCCAAGCTAAGCAATACCGATGGTATTACATTGAAAGATGTAAAAGTACGTGCGGAGGTTAAGAACGGCCGCGTATTCGTTGATCCTTTTGATGTCAATATTGGTAACTTCAAAACTACCCTTGCCGGAAGCAATGGTATAGATGGCAGCATAGATTATATTGCTAAAATGAATATTCCGGCTGGGGCAGTAGGCTCAGCCGTGAACAATGCCATTGCTCAGTTAACAGGAGCAAACGGCGCAGTTTCATCTAACATCATCCTTAACCTTAATATTAAAGGTACTTATGATGATCCTAAAGTAGGGCTTGCAGGAGCAGAAGCAGGGGAAAGCACTACCCAGACTGCCAAAGCAGCGGTAGCGGCTAAAGTCCAGCAGCAAAAAGAAGAAATTGAGCAGGAGCTTCAGAAACAAAAAGCAGAAGCCGAGGCCAAAGCAAAAGCTGAAGCAGACAGGCTGAAAAAAGAAGCTGAAGCCAAAGCTAAGGCAGAAGCTGAGAAATTGAAGGAACAAGTAAAAGAAGAAACCCAGGAAGCTACAAAAGAAATTAAGGAAGAGGCAAAGAAGAAGCTCAAAAAGGTTTTCAAACCTCCTTATTGA
- a CDS encoding isoaspartyl peptidase/L-asparaginase family protein, which translates to MRRIFYFLLLLFFSSTVFAQLNQNGKIAIAIHGGAGTIKREDMSPEREAEYRAKLEEALKAGHQVLENGGSSLNAVVAAIQIMEESPLFNAGKGAVFTNEVKNELDAAIMDGKTRNAGTVAGISTVKSPVAAARVVMENSPHVMMIGQGAEQFAEEQGLEMVDPSYFFTDRRYEQLQRIKDTEQQQLEHDGDKDSGDRRPGDQREGMLDEKFPDRKFGTVGAVALDQEGNLAAATSTGGMTNKRYGRVGDVPIIGAGTYADNTTCAVSATGHGEYFIRSVVAYDIAALMKYKGLSLKEAGEEVVKDKLVKMGGGGGVISIDAQGNIAMPFNTAGMYRASISPGGEMYIGIYEDE; encoded by the coding sequence ATGAGAAGAATATTTTATTTTTTGCTGCTACTGTTTTTTAGCAGCACAGTCTTTGCCCAACTAAATCAAAATGGGAAAATTGCTATCGCCATACATGGAGGTGCGGGTACGATCAAACGTGAAGACATGTCGCCGGAGCGAGAAGCAGAATATCGAGCCAAACTGGAAGAAGCATTAAAAGCCGGACATCAGGTACTGGAAAATGGAGGCAGCAGCCTGAATGCAGTAGTAGCCGCCATTCAGATCATGGAAGAGTCACCGCTTTTCAATGCAGGAAAAGGGGCAGTATTTACCAATGAGGTGAAAAATGAACTGGATGCTGCCATCATGGATGGAAAAACACGCAATGCCGGCACAGTAGCAGGAATTTCTACTGTCAAAAGCCCGGTAGCGGCAGCCCGTGTAGTGATGGAAAACTCCCCTCATGTGATGATGATCGGCCAGGGCGCAGAGCAATTTGCCGAAGAGCAGGGACTGGAAATGGTTGATCCTTCCTATTTTTTTACAGACCGCCGCTACGAGCAATTGCAGCGTATTAAAGATACTGAGCAGCAACAGCTCGAGCATGATGGAGACAAAGATTCAGGAGACCGGCGTCCCGGCGACCAGCGTGAAGGAATGCTTGACGAAAAATTTCCCGACAGAAAATTTGGCACCGTAGGGGCAGTGGCTTTGGATCAGGAGGGTAACCTGGCGGCGGCTACTTCTACCGGAGGTATGACCAACAAGCGCTACGGCAGAGTAGGGGATGTGCCTATCATTGGGGCAGGAACCTATGCCGATAATACTACCTGCGCTGTATCTGCGACCGGACATGGAGAATATTTCATCCGCTCAGTAGTAGCTTACGACATTGCTGCCCTGATGAAGTACAAGGGCTTGAGCCTCAAGGAAGCAGGAGAAGAAGTGGTAAAGGATAAGCTGGTAAAAATGGGCGGTGGAGGAGGAGTTATCTCTATAGATGCTCAGGGAAATATTGCCATGCCCTTCAACACTGCTGGTATGTACCGTGCTTCTATAAGTCCCGGAGGTGAAATGTACATCGGCATTTATGAAGATGAATAA
- a CDS encoding nucleotide pyrophosphohydrolase, giving the protein MTLEEAQKQVDEWISTTGVRYFSELTNMAILTEEVGEVARLISRQYGDQSFKESDKGKELGDELADVLWVLICLANQTGVNLTEAFQKNMEKKTKRDSQRHINNDKLR; this is encoded by the coding sequence ATGACCTTAGAAGAAGCGCAGAAGCAGGTAGACGAATGGATCAGTACTACAGGAGTTCGCTATTTTAGCGAACTGACCAATATGGCAATTCTCACGGAAGAAGTTGGAGAGGTGGCTCGGCTTATTTCCCGACAATATGGTGATCAGTCGTTTAAGGAAAGCGACAAAGGCAAAGAGCTAGGAGATGAGTTGGCGGATGTGCTATGGGTGCTGATATGCTTAGCCAACCAGACGGGAGTTAACTTAACTGAGGCTTTTCAAAAAAATATGGAGAAAAAGACTAAGCGGGATAGCCAGAGACACATAAACAATGATAAATTAAGGTAG
- the dtd gene encoding D-aminoacyl-tRNA deacylase, with the protein MIAVIQRVSEASVTIEKQIKGKIDKGLLILLGIEEADGEEDIDWLSRKITNLRIFNDKEGVMNKSLLDIKGNMLIISQFTLHASTKKGNRPSYIKAAKPDIAIPLYEKFIKACEALMSKKVETGEFGADMKVGLINDGPVTIIIDTKDKK; encoded by the coding sequence ATGATTGCAGTCATTCAGCGGGTATCAGAGGCTTCTGTCACCATTGAAAAACAAATAAAAGGCAAAATTGATAAAGGCTTGCTGATCCTCTTGGGTATAGAGGAGGCTGATGGAGAGGAAGATATAGATTGGTTAAGCCGTAAAATTACTAACCTGCGTATCTTCAATGATAAAGAGGGCGTGATGAACAAAAGCTTACTGGATATCAAAGGTAATATGCTGATTATTAGTCAATTTACCTTGCACGCCAGTACCAAAAAGGGAAACCGTCCGTCTTACATCAAAGCAGCAAAACCGGATATTGCCATCCCTCTGTATGAGAAATTTATCAAAGCCTGTGAGGCGCTAATGAGTAAAAAAGTAGAAACCGGAGAGTTTGGCGCAGACATGAAAGTAGGGTTGATCAACGACGGACCTGTCACCATCATCATTGATACAAAAGACAAAAAATAA